The following coding sequences are from one Chelonoidis abingdonii isolate Lonesome George chromosome 4, CheloAbing_2.0, whole genome shotgun sequence window:
- the ITGAL gene encoding integrin alpha-L translates to MARTPCAFRLLLLLLGLPLQGPAPTLGYNIDTIHPEVLAPEASSTFGYQVLQFKEASIIVGAPGDQNSTGQLYQCAVKKGSCQAIPLPVSAQMAHLGMSLASSDAEAQMIACGSGLSRTCDANQYLSGVCYLFKGHLEQPKEMTPGFEDCLKGNVDLVFLFDGSGSMNAYQFNAIKEFMIEVMEKLGNSTIHFAAVQFSLDVKTEFDFNDYKRNRNPRELLKNVKHMASLTHTFKAINYVANQVFTPERGAREDVARVMIIITDGDPSDPEGNVNAAKEKNIVRYIIGIGNNFNWNRSQAFLTQMASEPTSQFVKVLDSFEKLKGLFSELQAKIYAIEGTSSRSSFHLELSSSGFSVDLSKEQVVLGAVGADDWAGGLIELRGNQALETFIRSPSASEQIKDAYLGYAVKSMQHQNRTFYAAGAPRYQHIGMVIVFEIDPGSSNWTDTQHLMGKQIGSYFGSVLCSVDVDGDGDTDVLLVGAPLYYEERSGGRVHIYHWDQAGLTSVAVLQGALGNPLGRFGAAITALADLNGDGWADVAVGAPLESEEHGAVYIYNGHQRELNTHYSQRIEGATISSGVKYFGQSIHGQIDLSGDGLPDLSVGALGEVIMLRSQPILTVVPKMSFSPEEIPVKQVECSGSVSSRQGVQSNLTICFSVSRATMRYQEPLFANLTYWLEIDANRMRSRGVFGNGQRNMSGTMEISEGEPCIAEMIHISNCIEDFVTAIKVSLHFALHEDNGSSRTPHLVLNPLYNSSMTEIPFEKNCGEDGVCNAYLQIHFHQNTSQQLLVSPSTRLEVVLELTNRGEDAYHTAVHLPQLPGLSFRKASVLESSVQARVSCNGLETPDTNSRNLSCNVSHPIYWGNSRVLIQLLFDILTNSSWGDYLELDVMASSDNDMNGTLVDNQDSYRIPVLYPINIITKGADGSTQYISFSSPNPEIKSVQHVYQVENLLPGSFQQPEVTAFVMVPQKFPAGLAWEQQEVRTDPNVTCRPVAMNGKTKEADASSIPSHTLKHCSPGYQQIYKCNLGQIDAPSTITIIGEMSVTSKIETSSRSRFCTAVWFTFNTRKYVSQYTDEFTQSQVTTEVELVHVMNYLPVYIGSGVGGLLLLILISVVLYKCGFFKRNYKDMMDHEPASGNGEAPAEASKEEKADEDCKEALTTDAPSE, encoded by the exons GTCCAGCCCCCACTCTGGGGTACAACATTGATACCATCCACCCAGAGGTGCTAGCCCCTGAGGCGAGTAGCACTTTTGGGTACCAAGTGCTGCAGTTCAAAGAGGCAAG TATCATCGTGGGAGCACCAGGTGACCAGAACTCCACAGGGCAGTTGTACCAATGTGCTGTGAAGAAAGGCTCCTGCCAGGCCATCCCATTGCCAG TGAGTGCTCAAATGGCACATCTCGGCATGTCCCTGGCGAGCAGTGACGCAGAGGCCCAGATGATT GCCTGCGGTTCTGGGCTAAGCCGAACGTGTGATGCGAACCAGTACCTGAGTGGGGTCTGCTACCTCTTCAAGGGACACCTGGAGCAGCCCAAGGAGATGACGCCAGGATTTGAAG ACTGCCTGAAGGGGAATGTGGATCTGGTGTTTCTCTTCGATGGATCAGGCAGCATGAACGCTTACCAGTTCAACGCCATCAAGGAATTCATGATCGAAGTGATGGAGAAGCTGGGAAACTCCACGATACAT TTTGCCGCAGTGCAGTTTTCCCTGGACGTGAAGACAGAATTTGACTTTAACGATTACAAACGAAACCGAAATCCCCGGGAACTCCTGAAGAATGTTAAGCACATGGCGAGCCTGACACACACCTTCAAAGCCATCAACTATGTTGC AAACCAGGTTTTCACCCCAGAGCGTGGCGCCCGGGAAGATGTGGCGCGAGTGATGATCATTATCACGGATGGAGACCCCAGTGACCCTGAGGGGAATGTGAATGCTGCCAAAGAGAAGAACATTGTTCGCTACATCATTGGG ATTGGCAATAACTTTAACTGGAACAGGTCCCAGGCCTTCTTGACACAGATGGCCTCAGAGCCCACAAGCCAGTTTGTCAAGGTGCTGGACAGCTTCGAAAAGCTCAAAGGCCTCTTCAGTGAGCTGCAGGCCAAGATCTACGCCATCGAAG GTACCAGCAGCCGCAGCTCCTTCCACCTGGAGCTTTCATCCAGTGGATTCAGTGTGGACCTTTCCAAA gaacaggtggtgctgggggctgtgggggcagaTGATTGGGCAGGGGGTCTGATTGAGCTGCGGGGCAACCAGGCACTGGAGACCTTCATCAGGAGCCCCTCAGCCAGTGAGCAGATAAAGGACGCCTACCTGG GCTACGCAGTGAAGTCCATGCAGCACCAGAACAGAACGTTCTATGCTGCTGGAGCCCCCCGCTATCAGCACATTGGGATGGTCATCGTGTTTGAGATAGACCCCGGCAGCTCCAACTGGACAGATACTCAGCACCTCATGGGCAAGCAA ATTGGCTCCTATTTTGGGTCAGTTCTGTGCTCAGTGGACGTGGACGGGGATGGGGACACGGACGTGCTCCTAGTGGGGGCCCCCCTATACTATgaagagaggagtgggggcagggtccaCATCTATCACTGGGACCAG GCCGGGCTCACCAGTGTCGCGGTGCtccagggagccctggggaaccCGCTGGGCCGCTTTGGCGCAGCCATCACGGCACTGGCAGATCTGAATGGGGACGGCTGGGCTGATGTCGCCGTGGGGGCACCGCTGGAGAGCGAGGAGCACGGCGCTGTCTATATATACAACGGCCACCAGAGGGAGCTCAACACACACTACAGCCAG AGAATTGAGGGCGCAACAATCTCTTCTGGTGTGAAATACTTTGGCCAATCCATTCATGGACAGATCGACCTCAGTGGGGACGGGCTACCAGACCTCAGCGTTGGGGCTCTAGGAGAGGTGATCATGCTGAG atcccagcccatcCTGACAGTGGTCCCCAAGATGTCGTTCTCGCCAGAGGAAATCCCAGTAAAGCAGGTGGAGTGTTCAGGGAGTGTTTCCTCCCGGCAGGGTGTTCAGAGTAATCTCACCATCTGCTTCAGTGTCAGCCGAGCCACCATGCGCTACCAAG AGCCTCTCTTTGCTAACCTCACCTACTGGCTGGAGATTGACGCCAATCGCATGAGAAGCCGAGGGGTGTTCGGGAACGGGCAGAGGAACATGTCTGGGACCATGGAGATCTCGGAGGGGGAGCCCTGCATAGCGGAGATGATCCACATATCA AACTGCATTGAGGATTTCGTCACTGCAATCAAGGTCTCGCTGCACTTTGCCCTCCATGAAGACAATGGCTCCAGCAGGACCCCGCATCTGGTACTGAACCCCTTGTACAACTCGTCAATGACAGAG ATCCCCTTTGAGAAGAACTGTGGGGAGGATGGAGTGTGCAACGCCTACCTGCAAATCCACTTCCACCAGAATAC GTCACAGCAGCTGTTGGTGTCGCCCTCCACCAGGCTGGAGGTGGTGCTGGAGCTCACCAATCGCGGGGAAGATGCTTACCACACAGCTGTCCACCTGCCCCAACTGCCAGGACTGTCCTTCCGCAAGGCCTCGGTGCTGGAg TCCAGTGTCCAGGCCAGGGTGAGCTGCAATGGCCTGGAGACTCCAGACACTAACTCCAGGAACCTGTCCTGTAACGTCAGCCACCCGATCTACTGGGGGAACAGCCGG GTTCTGATCCAGCTGCTGTTTGACATTCTCACCAACAGTTCCTGGGGGGACTATCTGGAGCTGGACGTCATGGCCAGCAG TGACAATGACATGAATGGGACCCTTGTGGATAACCAAGACTCTTATAGGATCCCAGTCCTATACCCCATAAACATCATCACCAAGGG AGCAGACGGGTCCACCCAGTACATCAGCTTCAGCTCCCCGAACCCAGAGATCAAGTCCGTGCAGCACGTGTACCAG GTGGAGAACCTGCTGCCAGGGAGTTTCCAGCAGCCAGAGGTGACGGCATTTGTGATGGTGCCGCAGAAGTTCCCGGCCGGGCTAgcctgggagcagcaggaagtgaGGACG gaccccaatGTGACCTGCCGTCCTGTTGCCATGAACGGGAAAACAAAAGAGGCAGACgccagcagcatcccctcccacactctcaAG CACTGCTCACCCGGATACCAGCAAATCTACAAGTGCAACCTGGGCCAGATAGACGCCCCCTCTACCATCACCATCATCGGGGAGATGTCGGTTACCAGCAAAATTGAG ACCTCCTCCCGGTCCCGGTTCTGCACTGCCGTGTGGTTCACCTTCAACACCAGGAAATACGTCAGTCAGTACACCGACGAATTCACGCAATCCCAG GTCACCACGGAGGTGGAGCTGGTGCACGTGATGAATTACCTGCCTGTATACATAGGCAGCGGGGTAGGGGGGCTGCTTCTACTGATCCTGATCAGCGTTGTCCTGTACAAG TGTGGTTTCTTCAAGCGTAATTACAAGGACATGATGGACCATGAGCCAGCGTCTGGGAACGGGGAGGCACCTGCAGAAGCCAGCAAGGAGGAAAAGGCAGATGAAGACTGCAAGGAGGCACTCACCACAGATGCTCCCAGTGAATGA